A section of the Thauera chlorobenzoica genome encodes:
- a CDS encoding diguanylate cyclase, with product MPFYQNMKFRLMGLGLLLIAIGVSARHFVFLPAVQERVQEVVAGAHVSIAGYVAHDIDHSIRMRRDLIRELADTLPPSLLAQPAGLAQWLGTRERLNPLFDHGILVLHPDGRLLAHSPLADGADPGARVDADWFDAALASEQAVIGKPRRDGAGVPALTGAAAVRDADKRVLAVLAGVVSLDARGFLDDLQQTRLGASGGFLLVSPIDELFVTASDPALALQPTPPPGADPLLDRAMAGYRGTGITSRGNGADALFSIAAVPSTGWLVVASAPTAEVFEPVAELRRLLWRNTFATVAGMIILLSILLPRMLRPLTDTARSIREMAEGRRALAALPVRRHDEVGALVLGFNKLVARLGEKEKALLQTMEKLDRLAGTDALTGAWNRRQFYEAVEPELERFRRYRRPLALVMLDVDRFKTINDRHGHATGDRVLQQIAHCIRGTLRRPDSLTRWGGEEFLVLLPDTGLASAAALAERMRDSIATHHIDSVGGVTASFGVAELGESEARDEWVARADAALYRAKQGGRNRVEADHMVEPAADGQAGLVQLRWHASFESGNGALDSEHRDLFDDVNRLLAPLFSGACSAEIQPAIDALLEKLKRHFDDEEQLLQAAGYPELGAHAALHHTLTQRAEALVEGFRGHRVGARALFTFLAHDVVAEHIVREDRKYFPHLAAITDTRA from the coding sequence ATGCCGTTCTATCAGAACATGAAATTCCGCCTGATGGGCCTCGGCCTCCTGCTGATCGCCATCGGCGTCTCGGCCCGCCACTTCGTCTTTCTGCCGGCAGTGCAGGAGCGCGTGCAGGAAGTCGTGGCTGGCGCGCACGTGTCGATCGCGGGCTACGTCGCCCACGACATCGACCACAGCATCCGGATGCGCCGCGACCTGATCCGCGAACTGGCGGACACCTTGCCGCCTTCGCTGCTGGCACAGCCGGCAGGCCTGGCGCAGTGGCTCGGGACACGGGAGCGCCTGAATCCGCTGTTCGACCACGGCATCCTGGTGTTGCACCCCGATGGCCGCCTGCTGGCACACTCGCCGCTGGCCGACGGCGCGGACCCAGGCGCCCGGGTCGATGCCGACTGGTTCGACGCGGCGCTCGCGTCGGAGCAGGCGGTGATCGGCAAGCCCCGGCGCGATGGCGCCGGCGTCCCCGCCCTGACCGGGGCGGCGGCGGTGCGTGACGCGGACAAGCGCGTGCTGGCCGTCCTCGCGGGCGTGGTCAGCCTCGATGCCCGGGGGTTTCTCGACGACTTGCAGCAAACCCGGCTGGGAGCCAGCGGCGGCTTCCTGCTGGTATCGCCGATCGACGAGCTGTTCGTCACCGCCAGCGACCCGGCGCTGGCGCTGCAGCCGACGCCGCCCCCCGGCGCCGACCCGCTGCTCGATCGCGCCATGGCGGGTTATCGGGGTACGGGCATCACCTCCCGCGGCAACGGTGCCGATGCGCTTTTTTCGATTGCGGCGGTGCCCAGCACAGGATGGTTGGTCGTCGCCAGCGCGCCGACCGCGGAAGTGTTCGAGCCGGTCGCGGAACTGCGCCGCCTGCTCTGGCGCAACACCTTCGCGACCGTCGCCGGGATGATCATCCTGTTGTCGATATTGCTGCCGCGGATGCTCCGGCCGCTGACCGACACCGCCCGTTCGATCCGCGAGATGGCCGAAGGCCGACGCGCACTGGCAGCGCTACCCGTCCGCCGTCATGACGAGGTGGGCGCGCTGGTGCTCGGCTTCAACAAGCTGGTGGCGAGGCTGGGCGAGAAGGAGAAGGCACTCCTCCAGACGATGGAAAAGCTCGATCGGCTCGCCGGCACCGATGCCCTGACCGGGGCCTGGAACCGGCGCCAGTTTTACGAGGCCGTGGAGCCCGAGCTCGAGCGTTTCAGGCGCTACCGCCGTCCGCTTGCGCTGGTGATGCTCGACGTGGACCGGTTCAAGACAATCAACGACCGCCACGGCCACGCCACCGGAGACCGGGTCCTGCAGCAGATCGCACACTGCATCCGCGGCACCCTGCGCAGGCCGGATTCGCTGACCCGCTGGGGCGGAGAGGAGTTCCTCGTGCTCTTGCCCGACACCGGGCTCGCGAGCGCGGCGGCGCTGGCCGAACGCATGCGGGACTCGATCGCGACACATCACATCGACAGCGTCGGCGGCGTCACCGCGAGCTTCGGTGTCGCCGAGCTGGGCGAGTCCGAAGCGCGCGATGAGTGGGTCGCGCGCGCCGATGCCGCGCTATACCGCGCCAAGCAGGGCGGAAGAAACCGGGTCGAAGCCGACCACATGGTAGAGCCTGCGGCGGACGGACAGGCGGGCCTGGTGCAGCTGCGCTGGCACGCCTCCTTCGAGAGCGGCAACGGAGCCTTGGATTCCGAACACCGGGACCTCTTCGACGACGTCAACCGGCTGCTGGCGCCCCTGTTTTCCGGAGCGTGCAGCGCGGAGATTCAGCCCGCGATCGATGCCCTGCTCGAGAAGCTGAAGCGTCATTTCGATGACGAAGAGCAGCTCCTGCAGGCCGCGGGCTATCCCGAACTGGGTGCGCATGCGGCACTGCACCACACCCTCACCCAGCGCGCGGAAGCGCTGGTCGAAGGCTTCCGCGGCCACCGGGTGGGGGCGAGGGCGCTGTTCACGTTCCTCGCGCACGACGTGGTCGCGGAACACATCGTGCGCGAAGACCGCAAATATTTCCCCCACCTGGCGGCGATCACCGACACGCGCGCGTAG
- the ychF gene encoding redox-regulated ATPase YchF, translating to MSLKCGIVGLPNVGKSTLFNALTKAGIQAENYPFCTIEPNVGIVEVPDQRLAALSEIVRPQKVQPAIVEFVDIAGLVAGASKGEGLGNQFLANIRETDAIVHVVRCFADDNVIHVSGSVDPIRDIEVIDTELALADMATVEKAVNRYKRPAAAGDKDAKILVAVLEKCLAQLDEAKPVRALELSKEEWASLKPFCLITAKPVLYAANVAEDGFENNPHLDAVRAHAQAEGAEVVALCAAIEAEIADLDDADKKDFLESMGLEEPGLDRLIRAGYTLLGLQTYFTAGVKEVRAWTIHVGDTAPQAAGVIHTDFERGFIRAQTIAYEDFIACKGEAGAKEAGKMRAEGKDYVVKDGDVLNFLFNV from the coding sequence ATGAGCCTGAAATGCGGAATCGTCGGCCTGCCCAACGTCGGCAAGTCGACCCTGTTCAATGCGCTGACCAAGGCCGGCATCCAGGCCGAGAACTACCCCTTCTGCACGATCGAACCCAACGTCGGCATCGTCGAGGTGCCGGATCAGCGTCTCGCCGCGCTGTCCGAGATCGTCAGGCCGCAGAAGGTGCAGCCGGCGATCGTCGAGTTCGTCGACATCGCCGGCCTCGTCGCCGGCGCCTCCAAGGGCGAAGGCCTGGGCAACCAGTTCCTCGCCAACATCCGCGAGACCGACGCCATCGTCCACGTCGTGCGCTGCTTCGCCGACGACAACGTGATCCACGTCTCGGGCAGCGTCGACCCGATCCGCGACATCGAAGTCATCGACACCGAACTGGCGCTCGCCGACATGGCGACCGTCGAGAAGGCCGTCAACCGCTACAAGCGCCCCGCCGCCGCCGGCGACAAGGACGCCAAGATCCTCGTCGCGGTGCTGGAGAAATGCCTCGCGCAGCTCGACGAGGCCAAGCCGGTGCGCGCGCTCGAGCTGTCGAAAGAGGAATGGGCGAGCCTCAAGCCCTTCTGCCTGATCACCGCCAAGCCCGTGCTCTACGCCGCCAACGTCGCCGAGGACGGCTTCGAGAACAACCCCCATCTGGATGCCGTGCGCGCCCACGCCCAGGCCGAAGGGGCCGAAGTCGTCGCCCTGTGCGCCGCGATCGAAGCCGAGATCGCCGACCTCGACGACGCCGACAAGAAGGATTTCCTCGAGTCCATGGGGCTGGAAGAGCCCGGCCTCGACCGCCTGATCCGCGCCGGCTACACGCTCCTCGGCCTGCAGACCTACTTCACCGCCGGGGTGAAGGAAGTGCGCGCGTGGACGATCCACGTCGGCGACACCGCGCCGCAGGCCGCCGGCGTGATCCACACCGACTTCGAGCGCGGCTTCATCCGCGCCCAGACCATCGCCTACGAGGATTTCATCGCCTGCAAGGGCGAAGCAGGTGCCAAGGAAGCCGGCAAGATGCGCGCCGAAGGCAAGGACTACGTGGTCAAGGACGGCGACGTGCTGAACTTCCTGTTCAACGTCTGA
- the pth gene encoding aminoacyl-tRNA hydrolase has protein sequence MTAAPSRPLRLVVGLGNPGAEYSETRHNAGFRLCERLADQLGVRFAHESRFHGLVANARAAGVWLLLPQTFMNRSGQAIGALARFYRIEPSEILVVHDELDLPPGQLRLKFGGGLGGHNGLKDTSAHLGTHDYWRLRIGIGHPGERSEVVNFVLKPARREEQALIDEAIDKALVAWPQLARGELNTAATRLNARPAPPKPPKPPKAPRPPAAPEPPKDEPKP, from the coding sequence ATGACCGCTGCGCCTTCGCGCCCCCTGCGTCTCGTCGTCGGTCTCGGCAACCCGGGGGCCGAATACTCCGAAACCCGGCACAACGCCGGGTTTCGGCTTTGTGAGCGGCTCGCCGACCAGCTCGGCGTGCGCTTCGCGCACGAATCCCGCTTCCACGGCCTGGTCGCCAACGCGCGCGCCGCCGGAGTGTGGCTGCTGCTGCCGCAGACCTTCATGAACCGCTCCGGCCAGGCGATCGGCGCGCTGGCGCGCTTCTACCGCATCGAACCGTCCGAGATTCTCGTCGTGCACGACGAGCTCGATCTTCCCCCCGGCCAGCTGCGGCTGAAGTTCGGCGGCGGACTGGGCGGTCACAACGGCCTGAAGGACACCTCCGCCCACCTCGGCACCCACGACTACTGGCGCCTGCGCATCGGCATCGGCCACCCCGGCGAGCGCAGCGAAGTGGTGAACTTCGTGCTCAAGCCGGCACGGCGCGAAGAGCAGGCGCTGATCGACGAGGCGATCGACAAGGCGCTCGTCGCCTGGCCCCAGCTCGCACGCGGCGAGCTCAACACCGCCGCAACCCGGCTCAACGCCCGTCCCGCCCCGCCCAAACCTCCGAAACCGCCCAAGGCGCCCAGGCCTCCGGCCGCGCCCGAACCCCCCAAGGACGAACCCAAGCCATGA
- a CDS encoding 50S ribosomal protein L25/general stress protein Ctc, whose translation MQIEFKASKRDAQGTGASRRLRRAGQLPGIIYGGTGEAQPIVMDHNELYHLLRKEAFHASVLSIDVDGSKEIAVLRDTQWHPFKQQVLHIDFQRVAADQKMHLKVPLHFSGDDVSPAVKLGGCMISHVINEIDVQCLPKDLPEFVGVDLSALEVGQSVHVSQLVLPAGVELVQHGEGDPVVATAVQVKGAAAEGEGEAA comes from the coding sequence ATGCAAATCGAATTCAAGGCGAGCAAGCGTGACGCACAGGGTACGGGTGCGAGCCGCCGCCTGCGTCGCGCCGGCCAGCTGCCCGGCATCATCTACGGCGGCACCGGCGAAGCCCAGCCGATCGTGATGGACCACAACGAGCTCTACCACCTGCTGCGCAAGGAAGCCTTCCACGCCTCGGTGCTGAGCATCGACGTCGATGGCAGCAAGGAAATCGCCGTGCTGCGCGACACCCAGTGGCACCCGTTCAAGCAGCAGGTGCTGCATATCGACTTCCAGCGCGTGGCGGCCGACCAGAAGATGCACCTCAAGGTGCCGCTGCACTTCAGCGGCGACGACGTCAGCCCGGCGGTCAAGCTCGGCGGCTGCATGATCTCGCACGTGATCAACGAAATCGACGTCCAGTGCCTGCCGAAGGATCTGCCCGAGTTCGTCGGCGTCGACCTCTCCGCCCTCGAGGTTGGCCAGTCGGTGCACGTGTCGCAGCTCGTGCTGCCGGCCGGTGTCGAGCTGGTCCAGCACGGCGAAGGCGACCCGGTCGTGGCCACCGCGGTCCAGGTCAAGGGCGCCGCGGCCGAAGGCGAAGGCGAAGCGGCGTAA
- a CDS encoding ribose-phosphate pyrophosphokinase, which yields MPHGSLMVFTGNANPKLGADVTRRLGISLGSATVGRFSDGEVNVELLENVRGKDVFVLQPTCSPTNDNLMELLVLVDALKRASAGRITAALPYFGYARQDRRPRSARVPITAKVVANMLQAVGVQRLLTMDLHADQIQGFFDIPVDNVYAAPVLLTDLDKQKYDDLLVVSPDVGGVVRARAFAKRMECDLAIIDKRRPKANVSEVMNIIGEVEGRTCVIMDDIVDTAGTLCKAASALKANGAKRVLSYCTHAVLSGAAVARIGDSDLDELVVTDTIPLREDARACPRIRQVSVASLLADTILRISNEESVSSLFME from the coding sequence ATGCCCCACGGCAGCCTGATGGTCTTCACCGGTAACGCCAACCCCAAGCTTGGCGCCGACGTGACGCGACGTCTGGGGATCTCCCTCGGTTCGGCCACCGTCGGCCGTTTTTCGGACGGCGAGGTCAACGTCGAACTGCTCGAGAACGTGCGTGGCAAGGACGTCTTCGTCCTCCAGCCGACCTGCTCGCCGACCAACGACAACCTGATGGAGCTGCTGGTGCTGGTCGATGCGTTGAAGCGCGCCTCCGCCGGCCGCATCACCGCCGCCCTGCCCTACTTCGGCTACGCCCGCCAGGACCGCCGCCCGCGCTCGGCGCGGGTACCGATCACGGCCAAGGTCGTCGCCAACATGCTCCAAGCCGTCGGCGTCCAGCGCCTCTTGACGATGGACCTGCACGCCGACCAGATCCAGGGCTTCTTCGACATTCCGGTCGACAACGTCTATGCCGCCCCGGTCCTGCTCACCGATCTCGACAAGCAGAAGTACGACGACCTGCTGGTGGTGTCGCCCGACGTCGGCGGCGTGGTCCGCGCCCGCGCCTTCGCCAAGCGCATGGAGTGCGACCTGGCGATCATCGACAAGCGCCGGCCGAAGGCCAACGTCTCCGAAGTGATGAACATCATCGGCGAAGTCGAAGGCCGCACCTGCGTGATCATGGACGACATCGTCGACACCGCCGGCACGCTGTGCAAGGCCGCCAGCGCGCTGAAGGCCAACGGCGCCAAGCGCGTGCTGTCCTACTGCACCCACGCCGTGCTGTCGGGCGCTGCGGTGGCGCGCATCGGCGACTCCGACCTCGACGAGCTGGTCGTCACCGACACCATCCCGCTGCGCGAGGACGCCCGCGCCTGTCCGCGCATCCGCCAGGTTTCGGTGGCCTCGCTGCTGGCCGACACGATCCTGCGGATCAGCAACGAAGAGTCGGTCTCGTCGCTGTTCATGGAATGA
- the ispE gene encoding 4-(cytidine 5'-diphospho)-2-C-methyl-D-erythritol kinase: MDRPPLTAPSTTDPARLTGCPAPAKLNLFLHVTGRRADGYHLLQTAFRLLDWGDTLDFTLRADGLVRRTTTLPGVPAKQDLVVRAARLLQAHTGCSLGAEIAVHKVLPLGGGIGGGSSDAATTLIALNRLWRTGLSRPQLQALGLQLGADVPVFVFGRDAFAEGIGEALQPLSLPPAWYVVLSPGISVPTAEIFSAKDLTRDTPPIRMADFAASTTRNDLQPVACSRYPEVRDAIEWLAQYAPATMTGSGACVFAEIPSEAEAGRIARSCPPRWKAWKARSLTRHPLYEWLE; this comes from the coding sequence ATGGACCGCCCGCCCCTGACCGCCCCTTCGACAACCGATCCGGCCCGCCTCACGGGCTGCCCCGCACCGGCCAAGCTCAACCTGTTCCTGCATGTGACAGGGCGCCGGGCCGACGGCTACCACCTGCTGCAGACCGCCTTCCGCCTGCTCGACTGGGGCGACACCCTCGATTTCACCCTGCGTGCCGACGGCCTCGTCCGCCGCACCACCACCCTGCCCGGCGTTCCCGCAAAACAGGATCTGGTCGTGCGTGCCGCGCGTCTGCTGCAGGCCCACACCGGCTGCAGCCTGGGCGCGGAGATCGCCGTGCACAAGGTCCTGCCGCTGGGGGGCGGCATCGGCGGCGGCAGCTCCGACGCCGCCACCACCCTGATCGCCCTCAACCGGCTCTGGCGGACCGGGCTGTCGCGCCCCCAGCTACAGGCGCTCGGCCTGCAACTGGGCGCCGACGTGCCGGTCTTCGTGTTCGGCCGGGACGCTTTCGCCGAAGGTATCGGCGAAGCGCTGCAGCCGCTGAGCCTGCCGCCGGCCTGGTACGTCGTGCTATCGCCGGGAATCTCGGTACCGACCGCCGAAATTTTTTCAGCGAAGGACTTGACGCGCGATACACCTCCAATCAGAATGGCGGACTTCGCAGCGAGCACTACCCGAAATGACTTGCAGCCAGTGGCCTGCAGCCGTTACCCGGAAGTGCGAGACGCGATCGAGTGGCTGGCGCAGTACGCACCGGCCACGATGACGGGATCGGGCGCTTGTGTATTTGCGGAAATCCCCTCGGAAGCCGAGGCCGGCCGTATCGCAAGGAGCTGTCCGCCACGCTGGAAAGCCTGGAAAGCGCGAAGCCTGACTCGCCATCCGCTTTACGAGTGGTTAGAATAG
- the lolB gene encoding lipoprotein insertase outer membrane protein LolB, with translation MSAPRALLAALAGALALGACAPLPVPPASPAAVRHAQPMFTLEGRMSATDGQQAASGRIEWEHAPHADRLTLLNPLGQIAARLDSDAAGATLLTADGQRIVAASADALLPQVLGVDVPVARLRLWVQAAPDAGAEVRQRDAYGRPQLLIDQGWRIDYLAYADDGAGAPPARLDISRGDHRIRLIIDSWTARP, from the coding sequence ATGAGCGCGCCACGCGCGCTGCTCGCGGCGCTCGCCGGGGCGCTCGCGCTCGGCGCCTGCGCGCCCCTGCCCGTACCCCCCGCCAGCCCTGCAGCGGTCCGCCACGCGCAGCCCATGTTCACCCTCGAAGGCCGGATGTCGGCCACCGACGGCCAGCAGGCCGCGAGCGGGCGCATCGAATGGGAACATGCGCCGCACGCCGACCGCCTGACCCTGCTCAACCCGCTCGGCCAGATCGCCGCCCGGCTCGACAGCGATGCCGCCGGCGCCACCCTGCTTACCGCCGACGGCCAGCGGATCGTCGCCGCCAGCGCCGACGCCCTGCTGCCGCAAGTGCTCGGCGTCGACGTGCCGGTGGCGCGCCTGCGGCTCTGGGTGCAGGCCGCACCCGACGCCGGCGCCGAAGTCCGTCAGCGCGACGCCTACGGCCGCCCGCAGCTGCTCATCGACCAGGGCTGGCGCATCGATTACCTGGCCTACGCCGACGACGGCGCCGGCGCCCCGCCCGCCCGCCTCGACATTTCACGCGGCGACCACCGCATCCGCCTGATCATCGATTCATGGACCGCCCGCCCCTGA
- a CDS encoding tetratricopeptide repeat protein produces the protein MKNPLSRLARSLCFALTLGIGGVAAAANDEPGGDPLPAQELSPATLYHFLLAEIAGARGQVGLSAQLYVDLARSTRDPRIARRATEIAMYSRDLRLTTEAATIWVESAPQSEEARRVLASVLNASGDGDLDLDTIQIQLARVLAQSSGRLAQNLLGLNRALASVPDKQAAKTIINRLTEPYLELPEAHIARAQAALLGQAPMEALAAVDRALELNHGWEPAVLLKAQILHQAGAGDEALRQLETELERKPDSAPLRQAYARGLVGAQRFDEARSQFRRLLEAHPGDAELRYAVGLLSQQLGDDADAEANFRLALDGGHPQPDLIRLQLGQIADARGDGEHAREWFGQISDERHRPEAVIRSAHSLARERRLDEARALLQAQDGEASLRRRFIIAEAQLLRDAERPAEALGVLDAALATLPDDPDLLYEAAMLAERLDRIDLMETRLRRIIALQPDHVHAHNALGYSLADRNLRLDEAEALIGRALELAPDDPFILDSMGWVRFRRGDIDSALEHLERAYALRRDAEIAAHLGEVLWALDRRDDAKRIFGEALAAHPDNRLLNETVLRLRAQ, from the coding sequence ATGAAGAATCCCCTCTCCCGCCTCGCCCGTTCGCTGTGCTTCGCCCTCACGCTGGGCATCGGCGGCGTTGCCGCTGCAGCGAACGACGAACCCGGCGGCGACCCCCTTCCGGCGCAGGAGCTGAGCCCGGCCACCCTCTATCACTTCCTGCTCGCCGAAATCGCCGGTGCGCGCGGTCAGGTCGGGCTTTCCGCCCAGCTCTACGTCGATCTCGCACGTTCGACCCGCGACCCGCGCATTGCCCGCCGCGCGACCGAGATCGCGATGTATTCGCGCGACCTGCGGCTGACCACCGAAGCGGCAACAATCTGGGTCGAATCCGCGCCCCAATCGGAGGAGGCACGCCGGGTGCTGGCCAGTGTGCTCAATGCCAGCGGTGACGGTGATCTCGACCTCGACACCATCCAGATCCAGCTCGCCCGCGTCCTCGCCCAGTCCTCCGGCCGGCTGGCGCAGAACCTGCTCGGGCTCAACCGCGCGCTGGCCAGCGTGCCCGACAAGCAGGCGGCCAAAACCATCATCAACCGCCTGACCGAACCCTACCTCGAGCTGCCCGAGGCCCATATCGCGCGCGCGCAGGCGGCACTCCTCGGCCAGGCTCCGATGGAAGCGCTCGCCGCGGTGGATCGTGCCCTCGAGCTCAACCACGGCTGGGAGCCGGCCGTGCTCCTCAAGGCGCAGATCCTGCACCAGGCCGGCGCCGGCGACGAAGCGCTCCGCCAGCTCGAAACCGAACTGGAACGCAAGCCGGACAGCGCCCCCTTGCGCCAGGCCTACGCCCGTGGCCTGGTCGGAGCCCAGCGCTTCGACGAAGCACGCAGCCAGTTCCGCCGCCTGCTCGAGGCCCACCCGGGCGACGCCGAACTGCGCTACGCCGTCGGCCTGCTGTCGCAGCAGCTCGGGGACGATGCCGACGCGGAGGCGAACTTCCGCCTCGCACTCGATGGCGGTCATCCGCAGCCGGACCTGATCCGCCTGCAACTGGGACAGATTGCCGACGCCCGCGGTGACGGCGAGCACGCGCGCGAATGGTTCGGACAGATCAGCGACGAGCGCCACCGGCCCGAGGCGGTGATCCGCAGCGCGCACAGCCTCGCCCGCGAACGCCGTCTCGACGAAGCACGCGCCCTGCTCCAGGCGCAGGATGGCGAAGCCTCGCTGCGGCGCCGCTTCATCATCGCCGAGGCCCAGCTGCTGCGCGATGCCGAGCGTCCCGCCGAAGCCCTCGGCGTGCTCGACGCGGCACTCGCCACGCTGCCCGACGACCCCGACCTGCTGTACGAAGCCGCCATGCTGGCCGAGCGTCTGGACCGCATCGACCTCATGGAAACCCGCTTGCGCCGCATCATCGCGCTCCAGCCCGACCACGTGCATGCCCACAACGCGCTGGGCTACTCGCTCGCCGACCGCAACCTGCGCCTGGACGAAGCCGAAGCACTGATCGGCCGTGCCCTCGAGCTTGCCCCCGACGACCCGTTCATCCTCGACAGCATGGGCTGGGTGCGTTTCCGCCGCGGCGACATCGACTCCGCGCTCGAGCACCTCGAACGCGCCTACGCGCTGCGCCGCGACGCCGAGATCGCCGCTCATCTGGGCGAAGTGCTGTGGGCCCTCGACCGCCGCGACGATGCGAAGCGGATTTTCGGCGAGGCCCTCGCCGCCCATCCCGACAACCGCCTGCTCAACGAAACCGTGCTGCGGCTGCGCGCCCAATGA